Genomic DNA from bacterium:
GCCCTGGTTCGAGGCTGCCGGAAGCTTCTCCGCTGTTTTCGGACTGACGTGGCGGATTGTGTTTGCCAGCCTGACCGCGTACCTGATTTCGAGCTTGCTGGACGTGGAGTTGTTCGCCAGGCTACGCGCAAGGCTCAATCCGGGAATGCGCGTCGTCGCTTCCAATGCCCTTTCGACGCTCGCGGACAGCGTGGTCTTTATTGCGATTGCATTCGCCGGAGTGTTTCCGCCGGCACAAATCGGGATGCTTATCCTGGGACAATACGTCGTGAAGCTGGCCGTGACCGGCGCAAGCGTTCCGCTGATATATCTTGTCCGGGCGACGGTGGAAGTCGGAAAATCAGAAACGGCCTAGGAGACTTCCATAGGCTTTTCGCCGCGCACAACGGTGCAAACCTGGTGGATGCCGCCGCGGACTTGGTAATCCAGCTCCATCCTGATCCATTTCGGCTGGACGCATTCCCAGAAATCGTTGAGGATGCGGTTGACCGCGTCCTCCTGGTAAATTCCCACATTACGGAACGTATGCAAATAGTATTTGAACGACTTCAACTCGATAATGTTCAAGTCGGGAAAGTACCAGAGGCGCAACGTCGCGAAGTCCGGCAGTCCGCTCCAGGGGCAGACACAGGTGAACTCCTTGGTTTCAATGAATACGCCTGTGTCCTGCGGCTGGTGGTCGTAAGGAAGCGTTTCGAGCACGGATGGGTCGATAAGCTCGACGCCGCCGATGTCGAACCTTTTGTCC
This window encodes:
- the queF gene encoding NADPH-dependent 7-cyano-7-deazaguanine reductase QueF, whose product is MDIKTLKDKRFDIGGVELIDPSVLETLPYDHQPQDTGVFIETKEFTCVCPWSGLPDFATLRLWYFPDLNIIELKSFKYYLHTFRNVGIYQEDAVNRILNDFWECVQPKWIRMELDYQVRGGIHQVCTVVRGEKPMEVS
- a CDS encoding queuosine precursor transporter, with amino-acid sequence PWFEAAGSFSAVFGLTWRIVFASLTAYLISSLLDVELFARLRARLNPGMRVVASNALSTLADSVVFIAIAFAGVFPPAQIGMLILGQYVVKLAVTGASVPLIYLVRATVEVGKSETA